Proteins from a single region of Eretmochelys imbricata isolate rEreImb1 chromosome 20, rEreImb1.hap1, whole genome shotgun sequence:
- the LOC144277616 gene encoding sphingosine 1-phosphate receptor 1-like has protein sequence MELITAESPARLVRLYREYHNNELISLHYNYTGKLQASSKYKGGLKADAVAFLAICALIVLENLVVLLAIWRNKKFHSPMFYLLGNLTLSDLLAGLAYTANIAMSGANTLQLTPLLWFLREGGVFITLAASVFSLLAIAIERHITMSRMRLYHSDKKGRMFLLVGATWATSVLLGVLPIMGWNCLDSLADCSTVLPLFSKSYILFCITVFLAILVSITVLYARVFRMVKGHSPRLGSLRKGMLKRSQKYMALLKTVTIVVGTFVACWLPLFLLLLLDVWCKAQACGVLYKADYFLGLAMINSLLNPIIYTLTSKDMRRAILKLLCCLLVGPAEDGPAQRFGIPILECSTSKSERSSHRPEGLETSLSTGNGTPTPVKVLVPSAGD, from the coding sequence ATGGAGCTGATCACGGCGGAGTCCCCGGCCCGGCTGGTCCGGCTCTACCGTGAGTATCACAACAACGAGCTGATCTCGCTGCATTACAACTACACGGGGAAGCTGCAGGCCAGCAGCAAGTACAAGGGCGGCCTGAAGGCCGATGCGGTGGCGTTCCTGGCCATCTGCGCCCTCATCGTGCTGGAGAACCTGGTGGTGCTGCTGGCCATCTGGAGGAACAAGAAGTTCCACTCGCCCATGTTCTACCTGCTGGGCAACCTGACTCTGTCGGACCTGCTGGCCGGCCTGGCCTACACCGCCAATATCGCCATGTCGGGTGCCAACACCCTCCAGCTCACCCCGCTGCTGTGGTTCCTCCGGGAGGGGGGCGTCTTCATCACGCTGGCCGCCTCCGTCTTCAGCCTGCTGGCCATCGCCATCGAGCGGCACATCACCATGAGCCGCATGAGGCTGTACCACAGCGACAAGAAGGGCCGCATGTTCCTGCTGGTGGGGGCCACCTGGGCGACTTCGgtgctgctgggggtgctgcccatCATGGGCTGGAACTGCCTGGACAGCCTGGCTGACTGCTCCACCGTCCTGCCGCTCTTCTCCAAGAGCTACATCCTCTTCTGCATCACCGTCTTCCTGGCCATCCTGGTGTCCATCACGGTGCTCTACGCCCGCGTCTTCCGCATGGTCAAGGGCCACAGCCCGCGGCTGGGCAGCCTGCGCAAAGGGATGCTGAAGCGCTCGCAGAAGTACATGGCCCTGCTCAAGACGGTCACCATCGTGGTGGGGACTTTTGTGGCCTGCTGGCTGcccctcttcctgctgctgctgctggacgtGTGGTGCAAGGCTCAGGCCTGCGGCGTGCTCTACAAGGCCGACTACTTTCTCGGCTTGGCCATGATCAACTCCCTCCTCAACCCCATCATCTACACGCTGACCAGCAAGGACATGCGCCGGGCCATCCTCAAGCTGCTCTGCTGCCTGCTGGTGGGGCCAGCCGAGGACGGCCCGGCCCAGCGCTTCGGGATCCCCATCCTGGAGTGCAGCaccagcaagtcagagcgctcgTCCCACCGGCCTGAGGGGCTCGAGACCAGCCTGTCCACGGGCAACGGGACGCCCACCCCCGTCAAGGTGCTGGTGCCCAGTGCCGGGGactga
- the KEAP1 gene encoding kelch-like ECH-associated protein 1, whose amino-acid sequence MYAPECKAEVTPSHHGHRSFSYTLEEHTKQAFGIMNQLRLSQQLCDVTLRVRYQDAPPADFQAHKVVLASSSPVFKAMFTTGLREQAMEVVPIEGIHPKVMERLIEFAYTASISVGEKCVVHVMNGAVMYQIDSVVKACCDFLVQQLDPSNAIGIANFAEQIGCTELHQRAREYIYMNFGEVVKQEEFFNLSHCQLVTLISRDELNVRCESEVFHACINWVKYDCAGRRLYVQALLQAVRCHSLTPHFLQTQLQKCEILQSDARCKDYLAQIFQELTLHKPTKGMATRAPKVGQLIYTAGGYFRQSLSYLEAYNPCDGSWLRLADLQVPRSGLAGCVVGGLLYAVGGRNNSPDGNMDSNAIDCYNPMTNQWSPCAPMSVPRNRIGVGVIDGMIYAVGGSHGCIHHNSVERYEPERDEWQLVAPMLTRRIGVGVAVLNRLLYAVGGFDGTSRLSSAECYYPERDEWRMIAPMQTIRSGAGVCALNNCIYAMGGYDGTDQLNSVERYDVETDSWAFAAPMGHRRSALGVTVHQGKIYVLGGYDGHTFLDSVECYDPTSDTWTEVTCMTSGRSGVGVAITMEPCRKQVDQLDCCWDGPPPAQGSVLTSWAREPPAAAAPILQGGAFFQVPRGVGAGKSCPPPSNNPSLPTQPRGPGSPPAL is encoded by the exons ATGTACGCGCCGGAGTGCAAGGCGGAGGTGACGCCGTCTCACCACGGGCATCGCTCGTTCAGCTACACCCTGGAGGAACACACCAAGCAGGCCTTCGGCATCATGAACCAGCTACGGCTGAGCCAGCAGCTGTGTGACGTCACCCTGCGGGTGCGCTATCAGGACGCCCCCCCGGCCGACTTCCAGGCCCACAAGGTGGTGCTGGCCTCCTCCAGCCCCGTCTTCAAGGCCATGTTCACCACGGGGCTGCGGGAGCAGGCCATGGAGGTGGTGCCCATCGAGGGCATCCACCCCAAGGTGATGGAGCGGCTCATCGAGTTCGCCTACACGGCCTCCATCTCGGTGGGCGAGAAGTGCGTGGTGCACGTCATGAACGGCGCCGTCATGTACCAGATCGACAGCGTGGTCAAGGCCTGCTGCGACTTCCTGGTGCAGCAGCTGGACCCCAGCAACGCCATCGGCATCGCCAACTTCGCTGAGCAGATCGGCTGCACCGAGCTGCACCAGCGGGCCCGCGAGTACATCTACATGAACTTTGGGGAG GTGGTCAAGCAGGAGGAGTTCTTCAACCTCTCGCACTGCCAGCTGGTGACGCTGATCAGCCGGGACGAGCTGAACGTGCGCTGTGAGTCCGAGGTCTTCCACGCCTGCATCAACTGGGTGAAGTACGACTGCGCCGGGCGGCGGCTCTACGTGCAGGCCCTGCTGCAGGCCGTGCGGTGCCACTCActcaccccccacttcctgcagacCCAGCTGCAGAAGTGCGAGATCCTGCAGTCGGACGCACGCTGCAAGGACTACCTGGCCCAGATCTTCCAGGAGCTCACCCTGCACAAGCCCACCAAGGGCATGGCCACGCGCGCCCCCAAGGTGGGCCAGCTGATCTACACGGCCGGCGGCTACTTCCGCCAGTCGCTCAGCTACCTGGAGGCCTACAACCCCTGCGACGGCTCCTGGCTCCGGCTGGCGGACCTGCAGGTGCCCCGCAGCGGGCTGGCCGGCTGCGTGGTCGGGGGGCTCCTCTACGCCGTGGGGGGGCGGAACAACTCGCCCGATGGCAACATGGACTCCAACGCCATCGACTGCTACAACCCCATGACCAACCAGTGGTCGCCCTGCGCCCCCATGAGCGTGCCCCGCAACCGCATCGGCGTGGGCGTGATCGACGGCATGATCTACGCCGTGGGCGGCTCACATGGCTGCATCCACCACAACAGTGTGGAGAG GTATGAGCCGGAACGGGACGAGTGGCAGCTAGTGGCACCCATGCTGACACGGAGGATCGGCGTGGGGGTGGCCGTGCTGAACCGCCTCCTCTACGCCGTGGGCGGCTTTGACGGCACCAGCCGGCTCAGCTCGGCCGAGTGCTACTACCCAGAGCGGGACGAGTGGCGCATGATCGCCCCCATGCAGACCATCCGGAGCGGAGCGG GTGTCTGTGCTCTCAACAACTGCATCTACGCCATGGGGGGCTATGACGGCACGGACCAGCTCAACAGCGTGGAGCGCTACGATGTGGAGACAGACAGCTGGGCCTTTGCCGCCCCCATGGGGCACCGGCGCAGTGCGCTGGGCGTCACCGTGCACCAGGGCAAGATCTACGTGctgg GCGGCTACGACGGGCACACCTTCCTGGACAGCGTGGAGTGCTACGACCCCACCAGCGACACGTGGACGGAGGTGACGTGCATGACGTCCGGGcgcagcggggtgggggtggccaTCACCATGGAGCCGTGCCGCAAGCAGGTGGACCAGCTTGACTGCTGCTGGGACGGCCCCCCTCCAGCACAGGGGTCAGTGTTAACCAGCTGGGCCAGggagccccctgctgctgctgctcccattcTGCAGGGGGGAGCGTTTTTCCAAGTgccaaggggggtgggggcagggaagtcctgcccccctcccagcaacaacccctccctccccacgcaGCCCCGTGGACCTGGCTCCCCGCCTGCCCTTTAG
- the SPC24 gene encoding kinetochore protein Spc24, protein MMNEQMQEMEEVSKELLKLLAAGGAGNLLKRSLDKQEKMFNKLLDTQLTAAQLVKDLLATEEKVAQKLLAGEEEMQTSLQKVLAMEEALQRASEEDTSLRADSSALRKELEELRAELGRLQDDMEDDTGMVNSAMYIAQLYYKISRLDWDYECQHPQIKGIHHGPAIAQPINIDSSQHSKCFVSDYLWSLVDTAW, encoded by the exons ATGATGAATGAACAAATGCAGGAGATGGAGGAGGTGAGCAAGGAGCTGCTGAAGTTGCtggcagcaggtggggctgggaaccTGCTGAAGAGAAGCCTGGACAAACAGGAGAAGATGTTTAACAAGCTCCTGGATACGCAGCTGACGGCGGCGCAGCTGGTTAAAG ATCTCCTAGCTACGGAGGAGAAAGTGGCTCAGAAACTCCTGGCGGGGGAAGAGGAGATGCAGACCAGCCTGCAGAAAGTGCTGGCAATGGAAGAGGCGCTGCAGAGAGCCAGTGAGGAGGACACCAGCCTGAGGGCTGACAGCAG TGCCTTGCggaaggagctggaggagctgagggcCGAGCTCGGGCGACTGCAGGACGACATGGAGGACGACACTGGCATGGTCAATTCTGCAAT GTACATCGCACAGCTTTATTACAAGATCAGCCGGCTGGACTGGGACTACGAGTGTCAGCACCCCCAGATCAAAGGCA TCCATCATGGCCCAGCCATTGCTCAGCCCATCAACATCGACAGCAGCCAGCACTCCAAGTGCTTCGTCAGTGACTACCTGTGGAGCCTGGTGGACACGGCCTGGTga
- the PDE4A gene encoding 3',5'-cyclic-AMP phosphodiesterase 4A gives MLSEETYQQLAKETLEELDWCLDQLETIQTYRSVSEMASNKFKRMLTRELTHLSEMSRSGNQVSEYISNTFLDKQNEVEIPSPTQKEREKKKKQQPMCQISGVKKLMPTSSLTNSSIPRFGVKTDQEELLSKELENLNKWGLNIFHVSEYSNSCSLSCIMYTIFQERELLKTFKIPAETLLTYVLTLEEHYHADVAYHNSLHAADVVQSTHVLLATPALDAVFTDLEILAALFAAAIHDVDHPGVSNQFLINTNSELALMYNDESVLENHHLAVGFKLLQEENCDLFQSLGKRQRQTLRKMVIDMVLATDMSKHMTLLADLKTMVETKKVTSSGVLLLDNYTDRMQVLRNMVHCADLSNPTKPLELYRQWTDRIMEEFFRQGDKERERGMEISPMCDKHTASVEKSQVGFIDYIVHPLWETWADLVHPDAQEILDTLEDNRDWYHSMIPQSPSPPPDDQDKDEEACLEKFQFELTLEEEGEESDQSDPDRSSPDHEDNSFSTAEEEPPCLSPEERGGQNGLTHDTAPGAP, from the exons TTCAAGAGGATGCTGACCCGTGAGCTCACCCACCTGTCTGAGATGAGCCGCTCCGGAAACCAGGTCTCCGAGTACATTTCCAACACGTTCCTCG acaaGCAGAACGAGGTGGAGATCCCGTCCCCCACGCAGAAGGAGcgggagaagaagaagaagcagcagcccatGTGCCAGATCAGCGGGGTGAAGAAACTCATGCCTACCTCCAGCCTGACCAACTCCAGCATCCCCCGCTTCGGGGTCAAAACCGACCAGGAGGAGCTGCTGAGcaag GAGCTGGAGAATCTCAACAAGTGGGGCCTGAACATTTTCCACGTCTCTGAATATTCCAACAGCTGCTCGCTCAGCTGCATCATGTACACGATATTCCAG GAGAGAGAGCTGCTGAAAACCTTCAAGATCCCGGCGGAGACGCTGCTGACGTACGTGCTGACCCTGGAGGAGCACTACCATGCCGACGTGGCCTACCACAACAGCCTGCACGCGGCCGACGTGGTGCAGTCTACGCACGTCCTGCTGGCCACGCCCGCCCTGGAC GCTGTCTTCACCGACCTGGAGATCCTGGCCGCTCTGTTCGCAGCCGCCATCCATGACGTGGATCACCCGGGCGTCTCCAACCAGTTCCTGATCAACACCA ACTCGGAGCTGGCCCTGATGTACAACGACGAGTCGGTCCTGGAGAACCACCACCTGGCCGTGGGCTTcaagctgctgcaggaggagaactGCGACCTTTTCCAGAGCCTCGGCAAGCGCCAACGCCAGACGCTGCGCAAGATGGTCATCGACATG gtcctggccaccgacATGTCCAAGCACATGACCCTCTTGGCCGACCTCAAGACCATGGTGGAGACCAAGAAAGTGACGAGCTCCGGGGTGCTGCTGCTCGACAACTACACGGACCGGAtgcag gtcctgCGTAACATGGTTCACTGCGCCGACCTCAGCAACCCCACCAAGCCGCTGGAGCTGTACCGCCAGTGGACCGACCGCATCATGGAGGAGTTCTTCCGGCAGGGCGACAAGGAGCGGGAGCGGGGCATGGAGATCAGCCCCATGTGCGACAAGCACACGGCCTCCGTGGAGAAGTCCCAG GTGGGCTTCATCGACTACATCGTTCACCCACTGTGGGAGACGTGGGCGGACCTGGTGCACCCCGACGCCCAGGAAATCCTCGACACCCTGGAGGACAACCGGGACTGGTACCACAGCATGATCCCGCagagcccctccccgccccccgacgACCAGGACAAGGACGAGGAGGCCTGCCTGGAGAAATTCCAGTTCGAACTGACGCTGGAGGAGGAGGGCGAGGAGTCGGATCAGTCGGACCCGGACCGGAGCAGCCCGGACCACGAggacaacagcttctccactgcGGAGGAGGAGCCCCCCTGCCTGTCCCCGGAGGAGCGGGGCGGGCAGAACGGACTGACACACGACACAGCCCCGGGGGCACCGTGA